In one Terriglobia bacterium genomic region, the following are encoded:
- a CDS encoding FtsX-like permease family protein: MSLVPFILRNTVRNRRRTTLTILSTAVSLFLICSLETLLEKVENPAPAPGSARRAVVRNAISLAATLPISYRERIRRIPGVEAVAAAQWFGGVYKDPGNFFAQYAVDAREFFEVYPEMHTAQPEQAAAFISNRTAALAGELLRKRFGWKVGDHITLKGVHFPVDLETVIVGFLSGGGNDGNFYFHWDYLNELVPEDATQTFFIMTSDPDRLAAAGEMIDATFANAPASTKTAAESAFIVQILSMWGNVRLLVASISSAVLFALVLASANAMAMSIRERVREIAVLRVLGFSPAAVVRMIILESSLICLLGGLFGSLAAKYIYASLNLYSLTSGLIQTLDVSWSLVFAALLTCLVVALISTLVPAWNAARLPITVALRKS; the protein is encoded by the coding sequence ATGAGTCTCGTGCCTTTCATCTTGCGCAACACGGTTCGCAACAGGCGGCGAACCACACTCACAATTCTCAGCACTGCGGTTTCCCTGTTTTTGATTTGCTCGTTGGAGACGCTGCTTGAGAAAGTCGAGAATCCGGCACCGGCACCGGGCTCGGCAAGGCGGGCTGTCGTACGCAACGCGATCAGTCTGGCAGCGACGCTGCCGATTTCCTACCGCGAGCGCATCAGACGGATACCGGGAGTCGAAGCCGTTGCCGCCGCGCAATGGTTTGGCGGCGTTTACAAGGACCCGGGCAATTTCTTCGCTCAATATGCGGTCGATGCCAGGGAGTTCTTCGAGGTTTATCCCGAGATGCACACTGCCCAGCCGGAGCAGGCCGCCGCATTCATCAGCAACCGCACGGCCGCGCTGGCCGGCGAACTCCTCCGGAAAAGATTTGGTTGGAAGGTGGGAGATCACATCACGCTCAAAGGTGTTCATTTCCCCGTGGATCTGGAAACCGTGATCGTTGGATTCCTTTCCGGTGGCGGGAATGACGGCAACTTTTATTTCCATTGGGACTATCTGAACGAGCTTGTACCCGAGGATGCCACCCAGACGTTTTTCATCATGACGAGTGACCCCGATCGCCTCGCCGCCGCCGGCGAAATGATCGATGCCACGTTTGCCAACGCTCCGGCCTCAACAAAGACAGCCGCAGAATCCGCTTTTATCGTGCAGATCTTGTCGATGTGGGGAAATGTGCGGCTGCTGGTGGCCAGCATTTCGTCGGCCGTCTTGTTTGCATTGGTTCTCGCCTCCGCTAATGCCATGGCGATGTCCATCCGGGAACGTGTCCGCGAGATCGCCGTATTGCGAGTACTCGGTTTTTCGCCGGCTGCCGTCGTTCGCATGATCATTCTGGAGTCGTCGCTGATCTGCCTGCTCGGTGGATTATTTGGATCACTCGCGGCGAAATATATCTATGCGTCCTTGAATCTATATAGCCTGACTTCGGGGCTCATCCAGACACTCGATGTCTCCTGGTCGTTGGTATTTGCGGCGCTGTTGACCTGTCTGGTGGTGGCTCTGATCAGTACTCTCGTACCTGCCTGGAACGCCGCCCGGCTGCCCATAACCGTAGCACTCCGCAAATCGTAG